Proteins from a genomic interval of Lolium perenne isolate Kyuss_39 chromosome 1, Kyuss_2.0, whole genome shotgun sequence:
- the LOC127298341 gene encoding uncharacterized protein, translated as MSDYFDTSSDSDDGSVENFGIPVATQPLPTPQLQALRIRDHVLVTLDYEKDNYGLWSRQFLTALSKFGLRDHIDGSPAQGTFDWVLNDFAIVSWYDGTVTPSTLAIVETRGVTAHSLWRSLRAVFRDNRDTRATFLRDEFHGFNQGDLSVVDYTSKMKHMADTLGDLGSRVKDRELVHNVLRGLDQRLQHAVPHMTRGRLPTFIKLRSFLLLEEQRLGRQARVVAHNALLAQAYLAAGAQDPAHLAQAHQAASATSPAPFNPAALGLYGAGASHAGAPSSSGSSGSGKKKRKKNPSTATPNGGALPSVTNQGGYRSPALRQPTPAAPTVAGTFQAWAAPGILGPRPAAPAAPHALNVNSAPAGPATSAPQWDQSALIAALNQLSFQQSSGNGGEWVFDSGASAHMGSGFGSGNGTGDSPM; from the exons ATGAGTGACTACTTCGACACCTCCTCCGATTCCGACGACGGCTCGGTCGAGAACTTTGGCATCCCCGTCGCAACCCAGCCTCTTCCCACCCCGCAGCTCCAAGCCCTTCGCATCCGCGACCACGTCCTCGTCACCCTCGACTACGAGAAGGACAACTATGGCCTCTGGAGCCGCCAATTCCTCACCGCCCTCTCCAAGTTCGGCCTACGGGATCACATCGACGGCTCTCCTGCTCAGGGCACGTTCGATTGGGTGCTTAATGACTTTGCCATCGTCTCGTGGTACGACGGCACAGTCACACCCTCGACTCTGGCAATCGTCGAGACCCGGGGCGTCACCGCCCACTCCCTGTGGCGCTCTCTTCGGGCTGTTTTCCGCGACAACCGCGACACCCGCGCCACCTTCCTCCGCGACGAGTTCCACGGCTTCAACCAGGGCGATCTCTCCGTCGTCGACTACACCTCGAAGATGAAGCACATGGCCGACACGCTGGGCGACCTTGGCTCTCGGGTCAAGgaccgcgagctcgtccacaacGTTCTGCGCGGCCTTGACCAGCGCCTCCAGCACGCCGTCCCTCACATGACGCGCGGTCGCCTCCCCACCTTCATCAAGCTTCGCTCCTTTCTTCTGCTGGAGGAGCAACGTCTCGGCCGCCAAGCGCGCGTCGTCGCCCACAACGCCCTCCTCGCCCAGGCATACCTGGCCGCCGGCGCCCAGGATCCGGCACACCTTGCCCAGGCACACCAGGCCGCTAGCGCCACTTCGCCGGCCCCCTTCAACCCTGCCGCGCTCGGCCTCTATGGTGCTGGTGCCTCCCATGCAGGCGCTCCATCTTCGAGCGGCTCCTCTGGCTCCGGGAAGAAGAAACGCAAGAAGAATCCGTCCACCGCAACACCCAACGGCGGGGCCCTTCCTTCCGTCACCAACCAGGGTGGATACCGCTCACCTGCTCTGCGCCAACCCACCCCTGCTGCACCTACGGTGGCTGGCACCTtccaggcttgggccgcgccgggcaTCCTTGGCCCTCGCCCAGCAGCCCCCGCCGCGCCCCATGCGCTCAACGTCAACTCGGCGCCCGCCGGTCCGGCGACATCTGCGCCTCAATGGGACCAGTCCGCTCTGATCGCGGCCTTGAACCAGCTGTCCTTCCAGCAATCCAGCGGCAACGGCGGCGAGTGGGTCTTCGACAGCGGCGCATCCGCTCACATGGGCTCCGGTTTCG GATCTGGCAACGGGACGGGTGATTCACCGATGTAA
- the LOC127298309 gene encoding protein FAR1-RELATED SEQUENCE 9 isoform X2, translated as MLRWTEQRETSKCLSWFWNHTLHLPETLHLMVSQRKISELQAFEIGMADDAGIRPKASHELASRQVGGRPNLSYTLRDHKNYLRTKCQREMAYGQAGSMLKYFQDKIAENPSFQYALQMDCEEQIANIFWVDAKMNMDYAHFGDVVSFDTTFGTNKESRLFGVFVGFNHFRETVVFGAALMYDETFASFKWLFEAFLNAHKGKAPKTFYTDQDAAMGKAVGEVFAEVWHGLCTFHIMQNAAKHLHVEKDEEKKKDKKKEKKKEKEKNKDNKTEENEETGILSDFSACMFEYEDMEEFEQKFDLMRKKVSKQTWLDSIYKLKEKWAECYMKDVFRLGMRSTQLSESFNNDLKIHFKSDFDIIRFFKHFERMVQGKRNTELNSEFESRKKLPKLCMRRPPPMLVQASKLYTPGIFDAFQGEYERSLLACTKTLDGCNEYLVGDFTFEEEYKVIGDPLKQIVVCSCQQFDKIGILCGHALKVLDLMNIKSLPPHYVLKRWTREARNGTVQDKEGRNIIENPNMDAMLSYRYMSRKFHNLADRASNFPECVVLVDSTLDILGKQIEEKINACTSTPRFPGTSVTDASPPNELLSNARLKKKEVETKTSKRRRSWLDKKHKIRKKRENQTTSHFGEEIQEVLEEARGDSAQVANDNVCTGKENESKVCDGNLSFTQLLTRMSTETTRQLLLLRLEDAAAVRQLRLIRQLGWHTLLLLLLDDAAGVHQVGATRG; from the exons ATGTTAAGATGGACCGAACAAAGGGAAACCTCAAAGTGTCTGAGTTGGTTTTGGAATCACACACTACACCTGCCAGAAACTTTACACCTAATGGTGTCACAGAGGAAAATTTCGGAGTTACAAGCTTTTGAAATTGGAATGGCAGATGATGCAGGTATTAGGCCAAAAGCGTCACATGAGTTGGCAAGTCGCCAAGTTGGTGGACGACCCAATCTTAGCTATACCCTCCGTGATCACAAGAATTATTTGCGGACTAAGTGCCAACGAGAAATGGCATATGGCCAAGCTGGTAGCATGCTtaagtattttcaagacaagatTGCTGAAAACCCATCATTCCAGTATGCATTGCAAATGGATTGTGAAGAACAAATAGCAAATATATTTTGGGTTGATGCTAAAATGAACATGGACTATGCACATTTTGGTGATGTTGTTAGTTTTGACACTACTTTTGGAACAAACAAGGAGAGCAGGCTCTTTGGTGTTTTTGTCGGTTTCAATCACTTTAGAGAAACTGTGGTTTTTGGTGCTGCTCTCATGTAtgatgaaacctttgcatccttcaaGTGGTTGTTCGAGGCCTTTCTAAATGCTCATAAAGGAAAGGCGCCAAAAACATTCTATACGGATCAAGATGCTGCAATGGGAAAGGCAGTTGGAGAAGTGTTTGCGGAAGTGTGGCATGGATTATGCACCTTTCACATTATGCAAAATGCTGCCAAACATCTACACGTAGAGAAGGATGAAGAGAAGAAAAAGGACAAGAAAaaggagaagaagaaagagaaagagaaaaataAAGACAACAAAACAGAGGAGAATGAAGAAACGGGTATTTTATCAGATTTTAGCGCATGCATGTTTGAGTATGAAgacatggaggaatttgaacaaaAGTTTGACCTCATGAGGAAAAAGGTGAGCAAGCAGACTTGGTTGGATAGTATATATAAGCTAAAAGAAAAATGGGCTGAATGTTATATGAAGGATGTCTTCAGATTAGGAATGAGAAGTACACAATTGAGTGAGAGTTTTAACAATGACTTGAAAATCCATTTCAAATCTGATTTTGATATCATTCGGTTCTTTAAGCATTTTGAAAGGATGGTACAAGGAAAAAGGAATACCGAGTTGAATTCAGAATTTGAATCAAGGAAAAAGTTGCCTAAACTATGTATGAGGAGACCACCACCTATGTTGGTGCAGGCTAGCAAGTTGTATACAC ctgGTATATTTGATGCTTTTCAAGGTGAATATGAAAGATCATTGTTAGCTTGCACCAAGACATTGGATGGCTGTAATGAATATCTAGTTGGAGATTTTACCTTTGAGGAGGAGTATAAAGTTATTGGTGATCCTTTGAAACAAATAGTTGTGTGCAGCTGTCAGCAATTTGATAAAATTGGTATATTGTGTGGTCATGCTCTTAAAGTTCTTGATTTAATGAATATCAAGTCACTACCACCACATTATGTGTTAAAGCGATGGACACGGGAAGCTCGAAATGGAACTGTACAAGACAAAGAGGGGAGAAACATAATCGAAAATCCAAATATGGATGCCATGCTTAGCTACAGATATATGTCCCGTAAATTTCATAATTTGGCAGACCGAGCATCCAACTTTCCAGAGTGCGTCGTGTTGGTAGATAGCACACTAGACATCCTTGGTAAGCAAATTGAAGAAAAAATCAatgcatgtacaagcacaccacggTTTCCAGGTACAAGTGTAACTGATGCTAGCCCACCAAATGAATTGTTGAGTAATGCACGCCTAAAGAAAAAGGAGGTCGAAACAAAAACTTCAAAACGAAGAAGAAGTTGGCTTGATAAGAAGCACAAGAttagaaaaaagagagaaaaccaaACTACATCACATTTCGGGGAAGAG ATACAAGAGGTTCTGGAAGAGGCACGTGGTGATAGTGCACAAGTTGCAAATGATAATGTTTGTACAGGCAAAGAGAATGAATCTAAAGTTTGCGATGGCAATCTTAGCTTCACTCAACTCTTAACG AGGATGAGCACGGAGACGACACGCCAGCTTCTGCTCCTCCGCTTGGAGGACGCGGCCGCCGTGCGCCAGCTGAGGTTGATTAGGCAACTAGGCTGGCACacgctcctgctcctcctcttgGACGACGCGGCCGGCGTGCATCAGGTCGGGGCGACGAGAGGATGA
- the LOC127298309 gene encoding protein FAR1-RELATED SEQUENCE 9 isoform X1, which translates to MLRWTEQRETSKCLSWFWNHTLHLPETLHLMVSQRKISELQAFEIGMADDAGIRPKASHELASRQVGGRPNLSYTLRDHKNYLRTKCQREMAYGQAGSMLKYFQDKIAENPSFQYALQMDCEEQIANIFWVDAKMNMDYAHFGDVVSFDTTFGTNKESRLFGVFVGFNHFRETVVFGAALMYDETFASFKWLFEAFLNAHKGKAPKTFYTDQDAAMGKAVGEVFAEVWHGLCTFHIMQNAAKHLHVEKDEEKKKDKKKEKKKEKEKNKDNKTEENEETGILSDFSACMFEYEDMEEFEQKFDLMRKKVSKQTWLDSIYKLKEKWAECYMKDVFRLGMRSTQLSESFNNDLKIHFKSDFDIIRFFKHFERMVQGKRNTELNSEFESRKKLPKLCMRRPPPMLVQASKLYTPGIFDAFQGEYERSLLACTKTLDGCNEYLVGDFTFEEEYKVIGDPLKQIVVCSCQQFDKIGILCGHALKVLDLMNIKSLPPHYVLKRWTREARNGTVQDKEGRNIIENPNMDAMLSYRYMSRKFHNLADRASNFPECVVLVDSTLDILGKQIEEKINACTSTPRFPGTSVTDASPPNELLSNARLKKKEVETKTSKRRRSWLDKKHKIRKKRENQTTSHFGEEIQEVLEEARGDSAQVANDNVCTGKENESKVCDGNLSFTQLLTFLQRMSTETTRQLLLLRLEDAAAVRQLRLIRQLGWHTLLLLLLDDAAGVHQVGATRG; encoded by the exons ATGTTAAGATGGACCGAACAAAGGGAAACCTCAAAGTGTCTGAGTTGGTTTTGGAATCACACACTACACCTGCCAGAAACTTTACACCTAATGGTGTCACAGAGGAAAATTTCGGAGTTACAAGCTTTTGAAATTGGAATGGCAGATGATGCAGGTATTAGGCCAAAAGCGTCACATGAGTTGGCAAGTCGCCAAGTTGGTGGACGACCCAATCTTAGCTATACCCTCCGTGATCACAAGAATTATTTGCGGACTAAGTGCCAACGAGAAATGGCATATGGCCAAGCTGGTAGCATGCTtaagtattttcaagacaagatTGCTGAAAACCCATCATTCCAGTATGCATTGCAAATGGATTGTGAAGAACAAATAGCAAATATATTTTGGGTTGATGCTAAAATGAACATGGACTATGCACATTTTGGTGATGTTGTTAGTTTTGACACTACTTTTGGAACAAACAAGGAGAGCAGGCTCTTTGGTGTTTTTGTCGGTTTCAATCACTTTAGAGAAACTGTGGTTTTTGGTGCTGCTCTCATGTAtgatgaaacctttgcatccttcaaGTGGTTGTTCGAGGCCTTTCTAAATGCTCATAAAGGAAAGGCGCCAAAAACATTCTATACGGATCAAGATGCTGCAATGGGAAAGGCAGTTGGAGAAGTGTTTGCGGAAGTGTGGCATGGATTATGCACCTTTCACATTATGCAAAATGCTGCCAAACATCTACACGTAGAGAAGGATGAAGAGAAGAAAAAGGACAAGAAAaaggagaagaagaaagagaaagagaaaaataAAGACAACAAAACAGAGGAGAATGAAGAAACGGGTATTTTATCAGATTTTAGCGCATGCATGTTTGAGTATGAAgacatggaggaatttgaacaaaAGTTTGACCTCATGAGGAAAAAGGTGAGCAAGCAGACTTGGTTGGATAGTATATATAAGCTAAAAGAAAAATGGGCTGAATGTTATATGAAGGATGTCTTCAGATTAGGAATGAGAAGTACACAATTGAGTGAGAGTTTTAACAATGACTTGAAAATCCATTTCAAATCTGATTTTGATATCATTCGGTTCTTTAAGCATTTTGAAAGGATGGTACAAGGAAAAAGGAATACCGAGTTGAATTCAGAATTTGAATCAAGGAAAAAGTTGCCTAAACTATGTATGAGGAGACCACCACCTATGTTGGTGCAGGCTAGCAAGTTGTATACAC ctgGTATATTTGATGCTTTTCAAGGTGAATATGAAAGATCATTGTTAGCTTGCACCAAGACATTGGATGGCTGTAATGAATATCTAGTTGGAGATTTTACCTTTGAGGAGGAGTATAAAGTTATTGGTGATCCTTTGAAACAAATAGTTGTGTGCAGCTGTCAGCAATTTGATAAAATTGGTATATTGTGTGGTCATGCTCTTAAAGTTCTTGATTTAATGAATATCAAGTCACTACCACCACATTATGTGTTAAAGCGATGGACACGGGAAGCTCGAAATGGAACTGTACAAGACAAAGAGGGGAGAAACATAATCGAAAATCCAAATATGGATGCCATGCTTAGCTACAGATATATGTCCCGTAAATTTCATAATTTGGCAGACCGAGCATCCAACTTTCCAGAGTGCGTCGTGTTGGTAGATAGCACACTAGACATCCTTGGTAAGCAAATTGAAGAAAAAATCAatgcatgtacaagcacaccacggTTTCCAGGTACAAGTGTAACTGATGCTAGCCCACCAAATGAATTGTTGAGTAATGCACGCCTAAAGAAAAAGGAGGTCGAAACAAAAACTTCAAAACGAAGAAGAAGTTGGCTTGATAAGAAGCACAAGAttagaaaaaagagagaaaaccaaACTACATCACATTTCGGGGAAGAG ATACAAGAGGTTCTGGAAGAGGCACGTGGTGATAGTGCACAAGTTGCAAATGATAATGTTTGTACAGGCAAAGAGAATGAATCTAAAGTTTGCGATGGCAATCTTAGCTTCACTCAACTCTTAACG TTCTTACAGAGGATGAGCACGGAGACGACACGCCAGCTTCTGCTCCTCCGCTTGGAGGACGCGGCCGCCGTGCGCCAGCTGAGGTTGATTAGGCAACTAGGCTGGCACacgctcctgctcctcctcttgGACGACGCGGCCGGCGTGCATCAGGTCGGGGCGACGAGAGGATGA
- the LOC127298309 gene encoding protein FAR1-RELATED SEQUENCE 5 isoform X3: MLRWTEQRETSKCLSWFWNHTLHLPETLHLMVSQRKISELQAFEIGMADDAGIRPKASHELASRQVGGRPNLSYTLRDHKNYLRTKCQREMAYGQAGSMLKYFQDKIAENPSFQYALQMDCEEQIANIFWVDAKMNMDYAHFGDVVSFDTTFGTNKESRLFGVFVGFNHFRETVVFGAALMYDETFASFKWLFEAFLNAHKGKAPKTFYTDQDAAMGKAVGEVFAEVWHGLCTFHIMQNAAKHLHVEKDEEKKKDKKKEKKKEKEKNKDNKTEENEETGILSDFSACMFEYEDMEEFEQKFDLMRKKVSKQTWLDSIYKLKEKWAECYMKDVFRLGMRSTQLSESFNNDLKIHFKSDFDIIRFFKHFERMVQGKRNTELNSEFESRKKLPKLCMRRPPPMLVQASKLYTPGIFDAFQGEYERSLLACTKTLDGCNEYLVGDFTFEEEYKVIGDPLKQIVVCSCQQFDKIGILCGHALKVLDLMNIKSLPPHYVLKRWTREARNGTVQDKEGRNIIENPNMDAMLSYRYMSRKFHNLADRASNFPECVVLVDSTLDILGKQIEEKINACTSTPRFPGTSVTDASPPNELLSNARLKKKEVETKTSKRRRSWLDKKHKIRKKRENQTTSHFGEEIQEVLEEARGDSAQVANDNVCTGKENESKVCDGNLSFTQLLTGPIIDDVFTRLW; encoded by the exons ATGTTAAGATGGACCGAACAAAGGGAAACCTCAAAGTGTCTGAGTTGGTTTTGGAATCACACACTACACCTGCCAGAAACTTTACACCTAATGGTGTCACAGAGGAAAATTTCGGAGTTACAAGCTTTTGAAATTGGAATGGCAGATGATGCAGGTATTAGGCCAAAAGCGTCACATGAGTTGGCAAGTCGCCAAGTTGGTGGACGACCCAATCTTAGCTATACCCTCCGTGATCACAAGAATTATTTGCGGACTAAGTGCCAACGAGAAATGGCATATGGCCAAGCTGGTAGCATGCTtaagtattttcaagacaagatTGCTGAAAACCCATCATTCCAGTATGCATTGCAAATGGATTGTGAAGAACAAATAGCAAATATATTTTGGGTTGATGCTAAAATGAACATGGACTATGCACATTTTGGTGATGTTGTTAGTTTTGACACTACTTTTGGAACAAACAAGGAGAGCAGGCTCTTTGGTGTTTTTGTCGGTTTCAATCACTTTAGAGAAACTGTGGTTTTTGGTGCTGCTCTCATGTAtgatgaaacctttgcatccttcaaGTGGTTGTTCGAGGCCTTTCTAAATGCTCATAAAGGAAAGGCGCCAAAAACATTCTATACGGATCAAGATGCTGCAATGGGAAAGGCAGTTGGAGAAGTGTTTGCGGAAGTGTGGCATGGATTATGCACCTTTCACATTATGCAAAATGCTGCCAAACATCTACACGTAGAGAAGGATGAAGAGAAGAAAAAGGACAAGAAAaaggagaagaagaaagagaaagagaaaaataAAGACAACAAAACAGAGGAGAATGAAGAAACGGGTATTTTATCAGATTTTAGCGCATGCATGTTTGAGTATGAAgacatggaggaatttgaacaaaAGTTTGACCTCATGAGGAAAAAGGTGAGCAAGCAGACTTGGTTGGATAGTATATATAAGCTAAAAGAAAAATGGGCTGAATGTTATATGAAGGATGTCTTCAGATTAGGAATGAGAAGTACACAATTGAGTGAGAGTTTTAACAATGACTTGAAAATCCATTTCAAATCTGATTTTGATATCATTCGGTTCTTTAAGCATTTTGAAAGGATGGTACAAGGAAAAAGGAATACCGAGTTGAATTCAGAATTTGAATCAAGGAAAAAGTTGCCTAAACTATGTATGAGGAGACCACCACCTATGTTGGTGCAGGCTAGCAAGTTGTATACAC ctgGTATATTTGATGCTTTTCAAGGTGAATATGAAAGATCATTGTTAGCTTGCACCAAGACATTGGATGGCTGTAATGAATATCTAGTTGGAGATTTTACCTTTGAGGAGGAGTATAAAGTTATTGGTGATCCTTTGAAACAAATAGTTGTGTGCAGCTGTCAGCAATTTGATAAAATTGGTATATTGTGTGGTCATGCTCTTAAAGTTCTTGATTTAATGAATATCAAGTCACTACCACCACATTATGTGTTAAAGCGATGGACACGGGAAGCTCGAAATGGAACTGTACAAGACAAAGAGGGGAGAAACATAATCGAAAATCCAAATATGGATGCCATGCTTAGCTACAGATATATGTCCCGTAAATTTCATAATTTGGCAGACCGAGCATCCAACTTTCCAGAGTGCGTCGTGTTGGTAGATAGCACACTAGACATCCTTGGTAAGCAAATTGAAGAAAAAATCAatgcatgtacaagcacaccacggTTTCCAGGTACAAGTGTAACTGATGCTAGCCCACCAAATGAATTGTTGAGTAATGCACGCCTAAAGAAAAAGGAGGTCGAAACAAAAACTTCAAAACGAAGAAGAAGTTGGCTTGATAAGAAGCACAAGAttagaaaaaagagagaaaaccaaACTACATCACATTTCGGGGAAGAG ATACAAGAGGTTCTGGAAGAGGCACGTGGTGATAGTGCACAAGTTGCAAATGATAATGTTTGTACAGGCAAAGAGAATGAATCTAAAGTTTGCGATGGCAATCTTAGCTTCACTCAACTCTTAACG GGACCAATCATAGATGACGTTTTTACTAGGCTGTGGTGA
- the LOC127298309 gene encoding protein FAR1-RELATED SEQUENCE 5 isoform X4, giving the protein MLRWTEQRETSKCLSWFWNHTLHLPETLHLMVSQRKISELQAFEIGMADDAGIRPKASHELASRQVGGRPNLSYTLRDHKNYLRTKCQREMAYGQAGSMLKYFQDKIAENPSFQYALQMDCEEQIANIFWVDAKMNMDYAHFGDVVSFDTTFGTNKESRLFGVFVGFNHFRETVVFGAALMYDETFASFKWLFEAFLNAHKGKAPKTFYTDQDAAMGKAVGEVFAEVWHGLCTFHIMQNAAKHLHVEKDEEKKKDKKKEKKKEKEKNKDNKTEENEETGILSDFSACMFEYEDMEEFEQKFDLMRKKVSKQTWLDSIYKLKEKWAECYMKDVFRLGMRSTQLSESFNNDLKIHFKSDFDIIRFFKHFERMVQGKRNTELNSEFESRKKLPKLCMRRPPPMLVQASKLYTPGIFDAFQGEYERSLLACTKTLDGCNEYLVGDFTFEEEYKVIGDPLKQIVVCSCQQFDKIGILCGHALKVLDLMNIKSLPPHYVLKRWTREARNGTVQDKEGRNIIENPNMDAMLSYRYMSRKFHNLADRASNFPECVVLVDSTLDILGKQIEEKINACTSTPRFPGTSVTDASPPNELLSNARLKKKEVETKTSKRRRSWLDKKHKIRKKRENQTTSHFGEEIQEVLEEARGDSAQVANDNVCTGKENESKVCDGNLSFTQLLTVIYRDQS; this is encoded by the exons ATGTTAAGATGGACCGAACAAAGGGAAACCTCAAAGTGTCTGAGTTGGTTTTGGAATCACACACTACACCTGCCAGAAACTTTACACCTAATGGTGTCACAGAGGAAAATTTCGGAGTTACAAGCTTTTGAAATTGGAATGGCAGATGATGCAGGTATTAGGCCAAAAGCGTCACATGAGTTGGCAAGTCGCCAAGTTGGTGGACGACCCAATCTTAGCTATACCCTCCGTGATCACAAGAATTATTTGCGGACTAAGTGCCAACGAGAAATGGCATATGGCCAAGCTGGTAGCATGCTtaagtattttcaagacaagatTGCTGAAAACCCATCATTCCAGTATGCATTGCAAATGGATTGTGAAGAACAAATAGCAAATATATTTTGGGTTGATGCTAAAATGAACATGGACTATGCACATTTTGGTGATGTTGTTAGTTTTGACACTACTTTTGGAACAAACAAGGAGAGCAGGCTCTTTGGTGTTTTTGTCGGTTTCAATCACTTTAGAGAAACTGTGGTTTTTGGTGCTGCTCTCATGTAtgatgaaacctttgcatccttcaaGTGGTTGTTCGAGGCCTTTCTAAATGCTCATAAAGGAAAGGCGCCAAAAACATTCTATACGGATCAAGATGCTGCAATGGGAAAGGCAGTTGGAGAAGTGTTTGCGGAAGTGTGGCATGGATTATGCACCTTTCACATTATGCAAAATGCTGCCAAACATCTACACGTAGAGAAGGATGAAGAGAAGAAAAAGGACAAGAAAaaggagaagaagaaagagaaagagaaaaataAAGACAACAAAACAGAGGAGAATGAAGAAACGGGTATTTTATCAGATTTTAGCGCATGCATGTTTGAGTATGAAgacatggaggaatttgaacaaaAGTTTGACCTCATGAGGAAAAAGGTGAGCAAGCAGACTTGGTTGGATAGTATATATAAGCTAAAAGAAAAATGGGCTGAATGTTATATGAAGGATGTCTTCAGATTAGGAATGAGAAGTACACAATTGAGTGAGAGTTTTAACAATGACTTGAAAATCCATTTCAAATCTGATTTTGATATCATTCGGTTCTTTAAGCATTTTGAAAGGATGGTACAAGGAAAAAGGAATACCGAGTTGAATTCAGAATTTGAATCAAGGAAAAAGTTGCCTAAACTATGTATGAGGAGACCACCACCTATGTTGGTGCAGGCTAGCAAGTTGTATACAC ctgGTATATTTGATGCTTTTCAAGGTGAATATGAAAGATCATTGTTAGCTTGCACCAAGACATTGGATGGCTGTAATGAATATCTAGTTGGAGATTTTACCTTTGAGGAGGAGTATAAAGTTATTGGTGATCCTTTGAAACAAATAGTTGTGTGCAGCTGTCAGCAATTTGATAAAATTGGTATATTGTGTGGTCATGCTCTTAAAGTTCTTGATTTAATGAATATCAAGTCACTACCACCACATTATGTGTTAAAGCGATGGACACGGGAAGCTCGAAATGGAACTGTACAAGACAAAGAGGGGAGAAACATAATCGAAAATCCAAATATGGATGCCATGCTTAGCTACAGATATATGTCCCGTAAATTTCATAATTTGGCAGACCGAGCATCCAACTTTCCAGAGTGCGTCGTGTTGGTAGATAGCACACTAGACATCCTTGGTAAGCAAATTGAAGAAAAAATCAatgcatgtacaagcacaccacggTTTCCAGGTACAAGTGTAACTGATGCTAGCCCACCAAATGAATTGTTGAGTAATGCACGCCTAAAGAAAAAGGAGGTCGAAACAAAAACTTCAAAACGAAGAAGAAGTTGGCTTGATAAGAAGCACAAGAttagaaaaaagagagaaaaccaaACTACATCACATTTCGGGGAAGAG ATACAAGAGGTTCTGGAAGAGGCACGTGGTGATAGTGCACAAGTTGCAAATGATAATGTTTGTACAGGCAAAGAGAATGAATCTAAAGTTTGCGATGGCAATCTTAGCTTCACTCAACTCTTAACG GTAATTTATAGGGACCAATCATAG